In a single window of the Thermofilaceae archaeon genome:
- a CDS encoding molybdopterin-dependent oxidoreductase — protein MDEDFTLKIYGLVQNSLNLKLNDIKALPKVGLTFDFRCVEGWEIKDTQWQGVRVRDLLELSKPLKSAKYAIFKSGDYTITLSLERIMKGDVVLAYEYMGKQLTKERGGPIRLVFPSQYCYESVKWLEEIEITDIYKEGTGKRIALYRIGKADV, from the coding sequence GTGGATGAAGATTTTACGCTTAAAATTTACGGCTTAGTTCAAAATTCCTTAAATCTCAAGCTTAACGATATTAAAGCTTTACCCAAAGTTGGCTTAACTTTTGATTTTAGGTGTGTAGAAGGATGGGAAATTAAGGATACGCAATGGCAAGGGGTTAGGGTTAGGGATTTGTTAGAATTATCTAAACCATTAAAAAGCGCTAAATACGCTATTTTCAAATCAGGTGATTATACTATAACCTTAAGCTTAGAAAGGATCATGAAAGGTGATGTAGTTCTAGCTTATGAGTACATGGGAAAACAATTAACAAAGGAGAGGGGAGGGCCAATAAGGTTAGTGTTTCCATCACAATATTGTTATGAAAGTGTGAAATGGTTAGAGGAGATTGAAATAACTGATATTTATAAAGAGGGAACTGGAAAGAGGATAGCTCTGTATAGAATAGGGAAAGCAGATGTATAA
- a CDS encoding DUF981 domain-containing protein, with amino-acid sequence MAGFVDILTIQLIAMGIIFITFAYGLIKAFRVHSTVQDYRNALKPQYMPLLTIGLLMAITGFYGMLVWPLPSSYNILFYDLYAVLGLGIIGIALSIKNEYKLEHLGFMALLFGLVTIYYGVQGFLHNMTTEPSALLGLYTLTGLSSIFFYPVSIFLDNGKWGKVWLIIDAILLILAGLLAGYIGIAAVGEHLSAFAKWSPFV; translated from the coding sequence ATGGCTGGATTTGTAGACATATTAACTATCCAGTTAATTGCAATGGGTATAATATTCATAACCTTTGCTTACGGATTAATTAAAGCTTTCAGAGTTCATAGTACCGTTCAAGATTATAGGAACGCATTAAAGCCCCAATACATGCCGTTACTTACAATAGGTTTGCTTATGGCAATTACTGGATTTTATGGAATGCTTGTTTGGCCATTACCATCAAGCTATAACATCCTATTTTACGATTTATATGCTGTATTAGGCTTAGGGATTATTGGAATAGCATTAAGTATAAAGAATGAGTATAAGCTTGAGCACTTAGGTTTCATGGCTTTGTTATTCGGTTTAGTTACAATATATTATGGAGTACAAGGATTTTTGCATAATATGACTACAGAGCCTTCAGCATTATTAGGGTTATATACACTAACTGGCTTATCATCAATATTCTTCTACCCAGTTTCAATATTCCTAGATAATGGAAAGTGGGGTAAAGTATGGTTAATAATAGATGCAATATTGTTAATACTAGCTGGGTTATTAGCAGGATATATAGGAATTGCAGCTGTAGGAGAACACTTATCAGCATTTGCAAAGTGGTCTCCATTCGTGTAA